The segment CCCTAACCGAATCCGGAATTTGAGCTGAGCTTCGTATTTGCGCGACCCGGCGACGGCATTTACTCCGAGGCTGCCCGTCTCGGGCGAAGCGCCGAGGCGGCACAAGTTCTGCCCGGGGATTTCAACCCAATGACCAACGAATGGCAACACCCGCACCGGCAGCCTGAAAAAATCGGCGAGGATCGCTTCCAGGCCTTCCGCATTGCGGCCAAGCGCCGAGAGCCGGCCGGTGAAAAACAGCTTGGCCACGTCCGGAACGGCGTCCCGATTGCGCAAGGCGGGGGAACCGATCCCGAACATGCTGCCGAAATAGGTGGCAAACCGGGCCTCATCGGGCCGGTCGAAGTCGACGTTCTTCTGGTTGGCCGCCCAGGCGCGGTAAAAGAACGACAACATCCGGTGATGAAAGATGTCTAAAAACCGGGTCAGGGTGGGGTCATGGCCGTTGCGCTGCCGGTCACGGGCGTATTCCGTCACGTGCTGCGGCAACGGCCCGTTCGGGCCGCACAAACCGAGAAAATTAATGAACAGCCGCAGGGCCGCGCCGGCCGCCCGGCCATCTTCGACCCGGTCCAGCGTCGAGGGCGCAAACGACAGGGATGGCTGCTGCCCGAGGCGCAGAAAGTCCTGACCGAGCCGCTCAGAAAACCCCAGGCGCGGGTATTCCGGATGGGTCGCCTCGAGCGCCCGTACGGCCCGGTAAAAATCAAACCTGTACGGCTCCTCCCGCAACCGTTGTTCTAAGTTATCGGACGTGTTCCCGCCTGGTGTGGCCATCGCATGATCTCCCCGCGTCGCTGCGAAATAATTACGGTTTCAGTGAAGGAATTAATCGAAACGTACCGGGCAAAAAACTCGGCTAGCACCGCGCCAAGCAGAAAAATCCCTGATCCCTCGAACGCGTCTTCATCCATCGTCACCTTGATTTCCAGACCGCGCCCGAAGGTGAGCGGCCCGTCTCCCGGCAACCGGCGGATAACGGGGGCTGCTTGGGCGGAGCACACGCCGTCCACCTGACGCAGGTTTTGCGCGTCGTGCGGATTTACGTAAAGGCGGAGCAGGTCCCGCAAGCCGGCAGCGCCTTCCGCTTCGTCGTCCAGCAAGGAGAGGTAATTCAACGACAAATGGCTGATCAAACGCCACGCAATTTCTCGATCCGCCATCAATGGGATCGGCACCGTCGGGCCGGCCATAAACCGCACGGACGCCACCGGCGCAAACAGTTCGGTCTGCAGGTCGGTATCGCCCATGCCTACCGGCAGACGGATCGGCAGGTGCCGGTTGGTGCACTGCGCAACCACGTTAAGCTGGCTGAGATCCCCGGCGTACGGCGCCGACGACCCGTCGACAAACGAAATGAAGACCTCGCTTCCGGCATAGGAGGAAACGGCCCCGGAGCGTTTCTCCTTGGCGGTCAGCAGGCGGGGGATACGGTGCAAGGTGTAGTAGGCGCCGGCTCGTTCGTTGCCGTCCCTTGCCCGGTAGAAAGGTTCGAAGACGCGTTCCTCGTAGGTCCGCGCACTCACCCCGACGACCTCCTGAAGGGAGTGGATTTCGTAATCCAGCGGGCGGGTTCGCTCCGCGACCACATGGAACTCCGAAAAACGATCAGAGATCAGGACCGGATCCAGCCGCTTCGAAAACAGGTTGATCACCGGGGTGCAGAACAGCGCGAACGTGTTGAGGTCTACCCGGTTGTCGAGCTTCGCTTCCGCGGTGCGCAGCGTAATGATCACGTCCACACGCTCGCCGTCGTACTGCGCCAAAGCGCCGCCCAGCTGGGTCAGGGCGAAGAAAAGAAATCGCTGGGGACAGGCAAAGTACTCCTTGAGCAACCGGTAACCGCTGAAACTTCGCAACCCCATCGGCAGCAGCGCCTGGTCTTCCGCAAATCCGACCCGCTTGATCGCTGCGGCCGGAAGAACTTCGCGAAACGGCTTTTCACCTTTGGGCGCCTGGATCACCACGTGACCGGCACGGGAGAAGATCTGTTCGTACAGCGCGGCCGGGATTTCGTCGGTGCCCCGGATAAAAACCGGCAGCTCCTCCAGCCGCATCTCGCGGAACTTCTTGCCGGCATTCGTTTCGAGACGAATCAGGAGGGCCGCTTTGGCGTCCAACCTGCCCGGAAGTTCCAGTTCGATCAGGTTACGGGAGTAATACCGGGTATCGGTAATGCGGAGCGGCCAAAGCCGGATGGAATGCGCGGTCCGGAACTGGCAGGGGGTATCGTCACCGCCCAGGCTTCGCAGGGTGGTGCCGCGGTCCAGCAGAAATCCTTCCTCTGATCCGGCATCCCGCGGGTCCGGTTCGAACCGGACGACGCCGAGCGACGGCACCGGGTTGACGTAATGCGGGTAGACCGTCTCCAGCAGCGTCTGGGTCAGCCGCGGAAATTCCGCGTCCAGTTTCAGGTGCACCCGCGCAGCCAGGAACGCGAACCCTTCAAGTAAGCGTTCCACGTACGGATCCGGACAGATTTCCTTGGCGTCCCGATCGAGCCCGAGGCGGCC is part of the Verrucomicrobiota bacterium genome and harbors:
- the tssG gene encoding type VI secretion system baseplate subunit TssG; the encoded protein is MATPGGNTSDNLEQRLREEPYRFDFYRAVRALEATHPEYPRLGFSERLGQDFLRLGQQPSLSFAPSTLDRVEDGRAAGAALRLFINFLGLCGPNGPLPQHVTEYARDRQRNGHDPTLTRFLDIFHHRMLSFFYRAWAANQKNVDFDRPDEARFATYFGSMFGIGSPALRNRDAVPDVAKLFFTGRLSALGRNAEGLEAILADFFRLPVRVLPFVGHWVEIPGQNLCRLGASPETGSLGVNAVAGSRKYEAQLKFRIRLGPMDLAALQRLLPTGKSFSRLKAWVLNYVDQEFLWDVQCSLRAAAVPSLQLGGGAQLGWTSWLKSQPFRQDTDDPVFDPETY
- the tssF gene encoding type VI secretion system baseplate subunit TssF, coding for MDERLLAYYNGELRHVREMAGEFAREFPKIAGRLGLDRDAKEICPDPYVERLLEGFAFLAARVHLKLDAEFPRLTQTLLETVYPHYVNPVPSLGVVRFEPDPRDAGSEEGFLLDRGTTLRSLGGDDTPCQFRTAHSIRLWPLRITDTRYYSRNLIELELPGRLDAKAALLIRLETNAGKKFREMRLEELPVFIRGTDEIPAALYEQIFSRAGHVVIQAPKGEKPFREVLPAAAIKRVGFAEDQALLPMGLRSFSGYRLLKEYFACPQRFLFFALTQLGGALAQYDGERVDVIITLRTAEAKLDNRVDLNTFALFCTPVINLFSKRLDPVLISDRFSEFHVVAERTRPLDYEIHSLQEVVGVSARTYEERVFEPFYRARDGNERAGAYYTLHRIPRLLTAKEKRSGAVSSYAGSEVFISFVDGSSAPYAGDLSQLNVVAQCTNRHLPIRLPVGMGDTDLQTELFAPVASVRFMAGPTVPIPLMADREIAWRLISHLSLNYLSLLDDEAEGAAGLRDLLRLYVNPHDAQNLRQVDGVCSAQAAPVIRRLPGDGPLTFGRGLEIKVTMDEDAFEGSGIFLLGAVLAEFFARYVSINSFTETVIISQRRGEIMRWPHQAGTRPIT